In Nymphaea colorata isolate Beijing-Zhang1983 chromosome 3, ASM883128v2, whole genome shotgun sequence, a genomic segment contains:
- the LOC116251079 gene encoding callose synthase 9-like: MTGVTDIVCEHAYSLARNLDPDSEGRGVLQFKTGLLSVVKEFYKLYREKHKIDELQEEELRLRESGAFSGNLGESLKRKRVLATLKVLGAVVEQLSKEVSPEDADKLIPEELKRVMKSDAAMSEDLVAYNIVPLDSPSSTNMIVSFPEVKAAISALRYHSGLPKFPNTFSVRATRTADILDLLQHVFGFQKDNVGNQREHVILLLAYAQSRLGILGEIEPKLDEAAVDKVFTKSLQNYMSWCNYLGIHPAWNNLDLSKEKKITLISLCFLIWGQAANIKFLPEWLCYIFHHVWAVLKPCFLAFLEVPFEDKLLDIVVFDVLPPSDGNSGTRVCLAKIQKRKILCVVGSLSCLAGAGP; the protein is encoded by the exons ATGACGGGCGTTACAGACATTG TATGTGAACATGCATATTCGTTGGCGCGGAACTTGGATCCTGATAGTGAAGGAAGGGGTGTCTTGCAATTCAAAACTGGTCTCCTGTCAGTTGTCAAG GAGTTTTACAAGCTATAcagggaaaaacacaaaatagatGAGTTACAGGAGGAAGAATTGAGGTTGAGAGAATCTGGTGCTTTCAGCGGCAACCTTGGCGA AAGCCTGAAAAGAAAGAGGGTTTTGGCAACATTGAAAGTTCTTGGAGCGGTTGTTGAACAGCTCAGTAAGGAAGTATCCCCAGAAGATGCAGACAAGTTAATTCCTGAAGAG TTGAAAAGGGTTATGAAATCAGATGCTGCAATGTCAGAAGATCTAGTTGCTTATAACATTGTGCCATTGGATTCTCCATCTTCAACAAATATGATTGTTTCTTTTCCTGAG GTTAAAGCTGCTATTTCGGCACTTAGATACCACAGTGGATTACCAAAGTTTCCTAATACCTTCTCTGTGCGAGCAACAAGGACTGCAGACATACTAGATCTTTTGCAGCATGTATTTGGATTTCAG AAAGACAATGTGGGCAATCAACGTGAGCATGTTATTCTCCTGTTGGCTTATGCACAAAGTCGTCTAGGAATTCTGGGAGAAATTGAACCA AAATTGGATGAGGCTGCTGTTGACAAGGTCTTCACAAAGTCACTTCAAAACTACATGAGTTGGTGCAACTATTTGGGTATTCATCCTGCATGGAACAA TCTGGATCTCagcaaggagaagaagataacACTGATTTCCTTGTGCTTCTTGATCTGGGGGCAAGCTGCAAACATCAAATTCTTGCCTGAGTGGTTATGTTACATTTTTCATCAT GTTTGGGCAGTTCTAAAACCATGTTTTCTGGCTTTTCTGGAAGTTCCTTTTGAGGATAAACTCTTGGATATAGTTGTTTTTGATGTACTTCCACCTTCTGATGGCAATAGTGGGACTAGGGTTTGTCTTGCAAAgatacaaaagagaaaaatcctCTGCGTTGTGGGTTCACT AAGTTGTCTTGCAGGAGCAGGACCTTAA
- the LOC126409923 gene encoding uncharacterized mitochondrial protein AtMg00810-like yields the protein MMQNFKMKELGDLRFFLGVEIDRHNNRLTLTQQKYTLDLLKKSGMSDCKPVGTPSVLNQRLSAQDGELYEDPTQYRSIVGALQYLTFTRPDIIYAVNQVSQFMHAPRDTHMDAVKRILRYLKGTVGDGLVYGKSENITTGHQLMTFTDADWAGDPDQRKSISGFCIFIGRNLVSWSCRKQKAVARSSTEAEYRCMAAGTAEVTWVRHLLEDIGENIKTSMLMCDNQSAINIAFNPVQHGRTKHIEIDQHFVRQKVEDKEIQPIYVRTDEQVADLFTKGLTKERFWFLKGKLYMVQNHAQLEGGC from the coding sequence atgatgcaaaacttcaaaatgaaagagcttggtgatttacgattctttcttggagtggagattgataggcacaataatcgcctcacattgacacaacagaaatacacgttggatctgctgaaaaagtcaggtatgtctgattgtaagcctgttggaactcctagtgttctaaatcaaagactaagtgctcaagatggggagttatatgaagatcctacgcagtatcgaagtattgttggggcacttcaatatcttacatttactagaccagatattatatatgctgtgaatcaagtatctcaatttatgcatgcacctagagatactcacatggatgctgtcaaaagaatattaagatatcttaaagggacagtaggagatggcttagtttatggtaagagtgaaaatataactactggacatcaacttatgacattcacagatgcagattgggctggagatcccgatcaaagaaagtccatttctggtttttgtattttcattggacgtaatcttgtgtcttggagttgtcgaaagcaaaaggcagtagcaagatccagcactgaagctgaatacagatgcatggctgcaggtactgctgaagttacatgggttagacatttgctagaagacattggagaaaatattaaaacatcaatgttaatgtgcgataatcaaagcgctattaacattgcctttaatcccgtacaacatggtcgaacaaagcacattgagattgatcaacactttgttagacaaaaggtggaagacaaggagattcagcctatttatgttcgtacagatgaacaagttgcagacttatttacaaaaggattaacaaaggaacgattctggtttctaaaaggcaagttgtacatggtgcaaaaccatgcacaacttgagggagggtgttaa
- the LOC126409921 gene encoding uncharacterized protein LOC126409921 — MRKFTNGAELIRPAQTLFATNVLTVQGIVKQRSSLRQMFSSDDWAAYPHAYKRKATTVVDTIFDVDFWESCVYLLKICVPLVKVLRLVDSEDRPSIGYLYESMDRAKEAIRDNMKGKKKLYMPIWKIIDERWSGQLHRPLHAAAYYLNPAIRYLPTFKKDREVEYGMLDCIDVLVSDSKEQDAIHMSINKYDTASGTMARDTTVRCRTTMRPDLWWERFGPDCPELRKLAIRILSQTCSATGCERNWSVFQHIHSKKRNRLEHKRLNDLVYVRYNMKLRQRQLETTSTRKHHNQYDPIFIDHFDILDSWVEEEPAAILDEDDLDFLNVEGAAEIVEEGEAGGEQWNVGDIPFATEGIEEEVNEGSEDDDEE; from the exons atgaggaaattcacaaatggggctgaattgattcgacctgcacaaacactgtttgctacaaatgttttgactgtgcagggtatagtcaagcaaagatcttctctcaggcagatgttttcaagtgatgattgggctgcatatccacatgcctataaaagaaaggctacgacagttgtggatactaTCTTCGAtgttgacttttgggaatcatgtgtgtacttattgaagatttgtgtacctctagtgaaagtcctcagattagttgatagtgaagatagaccttctattggatatttatacgagtctatggatagagccaaggaagccattagagataatatgaagggaaaaaagaagttgtacatgcctatatggaagattatagatgaaaggtggtctggacaacttcatcgtccacttcatgcagcagcctactacctaaatcctgctattagatatcttcctacttttaagaaggacagagaggtcgagtatggcatgttggattgcattgatgtattagtaagtgatagtaaagaacaagacgctatccatatgtcgatcaacaaatatgatacggcttctggtaccatggcgagagacacaacagttcgatgcaggacaactatgcgtccag atttgtggtgggaaaggtttgggcctgattgcccagaattaaggaagcttgcaattagaatcctcagtcaaacatgtagtgcaactggatgtgaaagaaattggagtgtatttcagcacatccatagtaagaagaggaataggctggaacataaaaggttgaatgaccttgtttatgttcgttataatatgaagttgagacaaag gcaactagaaacaacatctacgaggaagcatcacaatcaatatgatcctatcttcattgaccattttgatatattagattcttgggttgaagaagaaccagctgcaatacttgatgaggacgatcttgattttttgaatgttgaaggagcagcagagattgttgaagaaggagaggctgggggggagcaatggaatgttggtgacattccatttgcaacagaggggatagaagaagaagttaatgaaggaagtgaagatgatgatgaagaatga